The sequence below is a genomic window from Anopheles cruzii chromosome 3, idAnoCruzAS_RS32_06, whole genome shotgun sequence.
tctccGATCGTAAAATAGAACGGATACAAATAGCATCTCCGACACCAACTCGCGGTATAATGGGGCTTAAAAACTTTGAACGCGCAACTATCATTAACGCGTGCCgcggttggccaccgtgggatcatcaccgccaccggggccCCGTCGACTGCGGTTAGTCCTGTGCCGCTTGACAAATGCAAATCATTTTACTCCCATAATTGCTTCCACGATGGCCACCATATGGTCGGGTGGGCCGCGACGCTCTATTATGCTGCCAAATGCAATTGTTCACCATTTGCGTGCGAAAATGGGGTTGGCCGCTCGGAGCCAGTGCTTGACAGTGCCAGTGCCCCAAGAATCGAATCAAACGCGGCATGATCCGGTTCCGAGCCCCAGTggtgtcgtcgtcatcgtcgctgcAGTGCTGCGTTACCTGGGCACCAATAAATATATTAATACGTACGCTTGGACCCGGCCCGGTAAATGCACGTGTGTAGTGCGCCGGGACCGGTGTGCGTGAACAAAAGTGCCATAATTTAATTCATGGCCcattaaagaaataaattaatttatgttgcaCAATTGCGATGACGATTGCGTTCCACCGAGAGCGTGGGCAGCGACTGGGCCGCAAAGAGGGCGCCACTGGCCACGTAACCGCGAGCTGGAAAGCGAAAACCGGGGGTGGCACATGGCAAACCCTCTGGCGGTGATCCTGGCCTGTCATCAATTCTTACCACACGGTttaggtggtggtgggccctcgcgctgctgcttcttgagggtggcttccggttggcccgGTTAGCCAACCGAGCGaccgccggcgtcgtcgtcaaggAGGGTCGATAAGAGGGCACGGTTGCGGTTACGCATCGTGCGATGCTGTCCCGGACCTGTTTGTTGGGCTGCAGTTTGTGGTAATTTATCATTGTGCCTGGATTCGAACGGATGTTTGTGACACCCTTGCGGGAAGATGCCGGTGATTGGGGCAGCAGATAGCAGCGTTGATCGGCCTATCGATGGGCGCCGCAGCTCGGCTGCTCGGTCGGTTGGATTAATTGAATGACCTTCAGGCAACGTTACTCGCTTCACTGGAATCCGTGGCGTAGTCGAGGAGTGGAATTAATTGGAATTGCATCGTGAGCGCACGCAAAGATGCCGCTGTCAGGTGGACGCGTAAAGAAAGGATAACCAACGGCAAACTGTTCTGTTCCCAATGCTTTTAAATCCTGCCATAATTATTACGCTTACATTCGACCATGTTTTGCACCAATCACTTTGATTAATATCTACGCGGTGTTCTCCGCCGATTTCGGGCATATCGTGACCTGGGGCCTTCGTCCGTTGAAGGACTCGTTAATCCGTGTATCGCGTGCCGTGGTCGCGCTGGGCGAATACTTTTCCTTCGATCGGTGCCACAGAGCCTCAGACCCCATGCGGGTGTGGTTACAGGGGGTCGAGCCCGTACCGGGAGTGCAGTTGGTACATTTCGTACACCATGGCGGCCAGCTCCCGGTTGAGGGGTTCGCCGCCACGGTTCCACGcgtccgcttccgcttcctcGAGGTTAAAAGTCTGGTCCGTAAAGCATATCTCCATCGGTTCGTGAAGCACCATCAGGAACGACGAGGCGATACTGAATCCGTACGAATAGTGCTCGGCCAGCTCGCGGTGAAAAGATTCGTAGCTGTGTGTTGCCCGGAAGAGTgggaaaaatgaagaaagagagagagagagagagcgagaggaagaTCAGAGAATGGACCTGGTGGAGACCACGGAGATCGGTAAACCAACCTGAAGTATGGCGGCAGGTCGGCCGGATCCTTCGCGCCGACTATCCTTGCGACCGTGTGAACCAGCTCGCTGTGGTACGTTCGGAAAATGTCCTCAAAGTGGTCTTCCCGCACACCGTATCCGGTCGAGTTGGTCAGGAACGCGGTGTAATCGATCATCGGTGATGCGTAGCGCAGGGTTTGGAAGTCAAACATCATCACCTGAGTGGGCTTCTCGGGGTTCTACAAAACAATagcgacaaaaaacaaacaagagtAAGGCGTTTATGGTGCTTCCGGGCGATCCCTGAGTGAGCCGTCCGGCGCCTTACCTTCGCATCGCCGTACCGGAAGGCCATGTTATTGCGCAGGTAGTCTCCGTGGCAGATGACGGCCAGCGGTTCCTGGGGTTCCACCTTTCGCTGCGAGTGCGCCCAAGGATCCCCGAGGAGGTGGCCGATCTTTTGCAGGTACTCCGACGGGACCCGACCGCTGAACCGGCTCTCGGCGAAAGACTTAAGTGCACGCCGCGCGGCGATGGACATGGTGGTCAGCCACCCCTGATCGGTGATTGCGGCCGCGTACCGGGACTCTTTGAATTTCTGCCGTATCCGAACGAACTGCTCCGGCCGGACCAGCTTCATGCCGTAACACTCCCCGTGGAAGCGGCCTAATTCCTTCACTGCCGAGCGTCGGGTGTCAGCGCCGGggttgagagagagagagagtttgtgaaataaaaattgcaCCTCCAGTGGTCGGCCACAAACCTGCCAGCATAACGTAGTCCAGCGGCATGTTGACAACCatcggtgccattttccaaccggaaaaggaaaaatcgCTCATTACCATTAATGCTTCCGCCGGTTTGCGCGCGCAGTGGTAGTACCTGCGAGAGCGGGAAGGAAACCGTAACCGTGCTGTTAATGGTGCTCGTTACTGCTTGTTTGCGGTGTTTGCGATGCCGTGCCGGATCCGGGTGCCGCACCTTGGGTAGAGCTCGGCCTTGCCGAGCGCCGGAATGATTTCGGTGTAGGCGATCATCTCGTTCTCGAACAGTGTGTCAAACTGGCAGCTGTGGTAGATCTCCTCGGTGCACTCGGGCGTTATCTGGGAAGGGCAGAGAGCGTGGCATCGGTTTTACTGTCCCCTGCATATTGGCCGCCGCTGGTTGGGGCAGTTCCGCGAAGAATGGTTGGGATGAAGTGCATGAACTGCTTTAAACAACTGTTCTTCCAAGGATGGCGCTCGGAGGGGAGTCAGTTCATATGTTTATCTAAGGAACTAGCCTGTCCTACGAAATGCACCCGACTGAACGCACCATGACTCTCGCCCATTCTACATTTACATGGTAGGCGGCACTATTTTGATGAAAGGCCTGAGATGGGTTGGGCTGACCTTCACAAAAAACATTTCACTACTACGTCATAAATTCAATTCACTGTTACAGTGAAACAATGGTGATCAATGGACCTTGCCCCAAAAAGGCATTCGTTGACGTGCTATCAATGGACATGCTGAGAACTCTACATCAGGTGAGTACAACATGTGATTCAGTACACAGACTAGATTACGTGCCAAATATGGGCAAGTAATGAGCATTGTGTGGTTTGTTGAAACGTCAAATTGGGAGAGTATTGCCCAACAAAGGCTTTGAAACTTTAAGATAAACAGACTTCTCGTAGGTAATTCATAATCTCAATCGATGTTGAGAGGCCTCAGGTTGACAATCCTCTATAAAAGGTCATACCACCCAAACCCCGTCTAGGAGGCACGCGCTCTTATCACTTTGCTGTATTGTCTGGAGTGTTTCCATGGTGGGTTCCTTGGAAACAATCAAAGTGGGACTCTGACGAGATTTGCATAAGTTTGTGGGGATTCGTAGCAAATCGTATGAGGAACTAAGGCCGAAGCTACAGATTGCCGGACTAGCTAATAACTGCGATGCTTGCTGAGTTATGGGATACTGTCCCAGAAAATAATCGCCGCGCTACGGAGTTTTGGGCCACATTATTAGGATTGTTGATGGCTACATTTGGGGGTTTTGTGCGTTATTAATTAAAAAGACCAAATGGAGTCCAGAGCAGAAAAATAGTAGTTGGGCTACTATGTTAGCCAAGCAATAATGCCGTTCGACGCACACAGCCCGCTGGATCCGAATCTCAATTTGACGGGAAGGAAACGGGACgatgtaaataaattgtttcgccGAAGCAGAGCAAATAGGTTTTGTGCAAACTCACGCTCCGACGTCCGCTCGGAAGTGGACGACTGTTGGCAGTATCTTCGGGGAAGCGGCCCCGTGGGTGTGTGGCACCCATCACAGAAAACCGTCCGCCACCGGTACTTGATCATGTTATGGTGTTTGCAATCCGTAAACATGGCTCCGGTCGCTCGCACCATCATCCCATCAAGTGAGTGCAACTAGTGTACGGTGTTGTATAATTTACCTCCGGGAGAACCGAAACACGGACGCCACAGCCCTTCGGCATTTGATGAGCAGCTATCAATAATATCATGACAACGCAAAGTGAACCACCCCCCGGAACACGCCAGCTTCGGCACCGTCATTGTGTGCCATCTCTCCGCGGGGCTCACGTTGCAACGGGGGCCACATAATGATCCGGTAGCGCTGCAATCGCAAAAAGGGCCAATTCGCTGTTCGCCGGGCCCGTGACTTAGGGCTTACCTTCACCACCAGATGGAGCGTTTCGGTTTGGGGGTCCCCATCGCCGCCCTTCTCCTCTAACACGGCAGCCACCTTGAAGGGGATCGTCAACATAAACCCGTTGGTGACGAGCGGTTTCACGTCGACCGATTTGAGGTGCGCACTCCGTTCCGACACACCGCCAGCCGTGGCGAAGGTTACAACTCCTCGCTCCACCAGGTCCGGTATGAGCGTGTCGCGGATGTACGCTTCTTTCTGGCTCGTGTCGTTCATATCTCTTCCGGGAACCACGATAAGCACGAATCAGCTGCTATCGACCGCACGTCGGAATGGCTGCTATCACGGGATCGGCCTGCTTGTATCACTGTGGCCAACTACCGTGGGCTACCGAATCGGACCGACGGAAAGATCACAGCACAGTTCCGATTTTTCCCGAATAGTGACAGACGAAGTTTTTGCTGGCACTCAAGCTCACTTGTCACCAATTAAGCAAGGCGTAGACCTATCGCAGACTTCAGGTTCACGGGCACGCGGAACGATCTTCACTGAATTGACGCGTGCGTTCAGCTCTCGTCGAGAACGCCAACTGTGAGAGTGTTGACGACCTCTCTGGCTAACCTATTTCCATTCGCTCGGCTACCTTCACAGTCACGCGGTACTACGGGATGCTGCGTGAGTAGAACGCGTTGATGTGAAGGCACGTAGTGTCGGTCAATTGACATTGACAATGAatctcacacacacgtggcTGCGCCGGGGTTCCTCTACTTGCGCACGCGTTCCTCTATCTCGTCCGCGAGCGACGCAGCTGTGCGCGGTAGTATAGCGGTTCCGTTGCTATGGAGCCACCCTTTGGTGGTAGTTGTACCGttagaaaatcaaacaaacgatggCTGACCAAGCGAATGGTTCGTTTCGAGTCTAACGCCTGCTAGTAGACAGTTTTTATGTTGGCCACTGTTGCGTGCTTTTGGGCGCCACGGTTTAATGGGGAATTATTGTTTCCGAAAAACGTTAGACTTATCTAAGATTATAAGTGAAATGTGAACAATTGGGAATGATTCGATAATTAGTCAAGCTTTTAGAGTTTAATAAAG
It includes:
- the LOC128272825 gene encoding uncharacterized protein LOC128272825, whose product is MNDTSQKEAYIRDTLIPDLVERGVVTFATAGGVSERSAHLKSVDVKPLVTNGFMLTIPFKVAAVLEEKGGDGDPQTETLHLVVKITPECTEEIYHSCQFDTLFENEMIAYTEIIPALGKAELYPRYYHCARKPAEALMVMSDFSFSGWKMAPMVVNMPLDYVMLAVKELGRFHGECYGMKLVRPEQFVRIRQKFKESRYAAAITDQGWLTTMSIAARRALKSFAESRFSGRVPSEYLQKIGHLLGDPWAHSQRKVEPQEPLAVICHGDYLRNNMAFRYGDAKNPEKPTQVMMFDFQTLRYASPMIDYTAFLTNSTGYGVREDHFEDIFRTYHSELVHTVARIVGAKDPADLPPYFSYESFHRELAEHYSYGFSIASSFLMVLHEPMEICFTDQTFNLEEAEADAWNRGGEPLNRELAAMVYEMYQLHSRYGLDPL